From Salarias fasciatus chromosome 5, fSalaFa1.1, whole genome shotgun sequence, a single genomic window includes:
- the ubap1 gene encoding ubiquitin-associated protein 1, with protein sequence MAARKSGSDAYNNGPISYLDEVPFKINEKFRCPAKVGLPVGFCVRDCGSLLVETQYDFSLERRSVRWGVELAEARAAEARAEEAAAKQEAESRECLAQSQDIDRGGGTNPRSSAEDQDLPPPALNPVLAGLSHNAILTPLPAPSFGPRKAQPSTPQPHSLNLADFEREEDPFDKLELKTLDDKEELRSILQSQTQPQPPPSVSPPEVSQQGSASRGSSPSPPSINTGPSAKPGFTHKPNGLVALLDMDRVGHPGRAAFDADDRPCNIRSLTFPKLSDSGDPEPVRYSPVPAPAPQQNLPNGSPPALPKTQVIVAPDPPSFTKSGTPKPANPGSGSAGLPCGGALLSMTPSERQCVETLVGMGYSYEGVLRAMQRQGQNVEQVLDYLFVHGRLCERGFDATAVEECLEMYQCSEEKALQFLQLMSRFGEMGFERDTIKEVLLVHNNDQDKALEDLVARATAS encoded by the exons ATGGCTGCGAGGAAGTCTGGATCGGATGCATACAACAATG GGCCCATCAGCTACCTTGATGAAGTTCCTTTCAAGATAAATGAGAAATTTCGCTGTCCAGCAAAAGTGGGGTTGCCTGTTGGCTTCTGTGTGAGAGACTGTGGCTCATTACTTGTGGAAACACAG TATGACTTTTCTCTGGAGAGGCGTAGTGTGCGCTGGGGGGTAGAACTGGCTGAGGCTCGAGCAGCAGAGGCCAGAGCAGAAGAGGCAGCAGCCAAGCAGgaggcagagagcagggagTGTTTGGCCCAGTCTCAGGACATTGACCGAGGTGGCGGGACAAATCCCAGGTCCTCTGCAGAGGACCAAGATCTTCCACCACCAGCGCTCAATCCCGTTTTGGCCGGGCTGAGCCACAACGCCATCCTCACTCCACTGCCTGCCCCAAGCTTCGGCCCCAGGAAAGCCCAACCCAGCACTCCTCAGCCACACAGTCTCAATCTAGCTGACTTTGAGAGGGAAGAGGATCCCTTTGATAAGCTGGAACTCAAAACTTTGGACGACAAGGAGGAACTAAGGAGCATTCTCCAGAGCCAGACTCAACCTCAGCCGCCTCCGTCTGTGTCCCCGCCAGAGGTCTCTCAGCAAGGATCAGCATCACGCGGAAGCAGCCCATCTCCACCCAGCATCAACACCGGCCCGTCGGCCAAACCAGGCTTTACCCACAAACCCAATGGGTTAGTTGCCTTGCTAGACATGGACAGAGTAGGGCATCCTGGAAGAGCAGCGTTTGACGCTGACGATCGACCCTGCAACATCCGCTCTCTGACTTTTCCCAAGCTCTCTGATTCTGGTGACCCAGAGCCAGTGAGGTACAGTCCAGTTCCTGCCCCTGCTCCCCAACAGAACCTGCCTAACGGTAGTCCACCGGCCCTGCCCAAGACCCAAGTTATTGTTGCTCCTGATCCTCCGAGTTTCACAAAGAGCGGCACACCAAAGCCA GCCAACCCGGGTTCGGGATCTGCTGGGCTGCCGTGTGGCGGGGCCCTTCTCAGCATGACCCCCAGTGAACGTCAGTGCGTGGAAACACTCGTGGGCATGGGCTACTCTTATGAAGGTGTCCTGCGAGCCATGCAAAGACAAGGACAGAACGTGGAGCAG GTACTGGACTACCTCTTTGTCCATGGCCGTCTGTGTGAGCGGGGCTTCGATGCAACTGCAGTGGAGGAATGTCTAGAAATGTACCAGTGCTCAGAAGAAAAG GCTTTGCAGTTTCTCCAGCTCATGTCAAGATTTGGTGAAATGGGTTTTGAGCGGGACACCATCAAAGAGGTGCTGCTAGTCCACAACAATGATCAGGACAAGGCTCTGGAGGACCTGGTGGCTCGTGCCACAGCCAGCTGA